The sequence below is a genomic window from bacterium.
GAAGTTGACGCGGACCCAGCCCGGCTTGATGCCCTCGCTGCCGTGGTTGATGGCCGCCTTGAACCGCTCGGACTCGGCGATGTCGATGCCCAGCAGCCGGTGGCCGTACGGCCCGGCGCAGGAACAGCCGCCGCGCGCCTGGATGCCGAACAGGTCGTTCAGCAGGGCGACCACGAAGTTGTGGTGGAGCAGCTTGTCGCCGCAGCGGATGACGAACGAGACGATGGACAGCCGGTGGACCTCGAGGTTACCCAGGATCTCGATCCCGGGATGGCGCGACCAGCGCGCGATGGCCCGCCGCACGAACGAGCTTTCCAGGACCTCGATGGTCTCCTCGCCCACCGCGCGCTTCAGCCCGAAGACCAGTCCGGCGCGGATGGCCTCGATGATGGCCGGTGTGCCTCCCTCCTCGCGGTGGATGGGATCGGTCAGGTAGTCGTGCGCTGCGGGACCGACGTACGAGACGGTGCCTCCGCCGGGTACCGAGGGCACCCTGTTCTTCAACAGGTCGCGCTTGACCATCAGGACGCCGGGCGTGCCGGGCCCGCCGATGAACTTGTGGGGCGAGATGAACAGGGCGTCCTTGGAGGCCCGCGGGTCGCGGCCGGCCGGCGCGTTCATCTCGATCTTCATATAGGGCGCCGCGGCGGCGAAGTCCCAGAAGGCCAGCGCGCCGTGCTCGTGAAGCAGCCTGGAGATGCTCCAGGTATCGGAGACGATGCCCGTCACGTTGGACGCCGCGGAGAAGCTGCCGATCTTCAGGGGCCGACCGGCGTGACGGTGCAGCCGGTCCTCGAGCATGCCCCGGTCGATCTGGCCGTTGGCGTCCTCGGCGATCACCACCACGTCGGCGATTGACTCGCGCCAGGGCAGCTCGTTGGAGTGGTGCTCGTAGGGACCGATGAAGACCACCGGCCTCTTTTCCGGGGGTATGTGGGCCGACAGGCCGAACGCGGCGTCCAGGTCGGCGGGGATGCGCAGGTTGAGGATCTCGACCAGCTTGTTGATGGCGCCGGTGGCGCCCGAGCCGCAGAAGATCACCACATCCCGGTCGCCGCCGCCGCAGATCTCGTGGATCACCGCGCGCGCGTCCTCGCGGAAACGGGTGGTCTGCAGGCCGGTGCTGGAGCTCTCGGTATGGGTGTTGGCGTAGAGGGGCAGC
It includes:
- a CDS encoding aminotransferase class V-fold PLP-dependent enzyme; the encoded protein is MEPQTAKLIETIRDGVVGRDRALRGPYGLRRIVYADYTASGRSLDFIERFIAEEVLPLYANTHTESSSTGLQTTRFREDARAVIHEICGGGDRDVVIFCGSGATGAINKLVEILNLRIPADLDAAFGLSAHIPPEKRPVVFIGPYEHHSNELPWRESIADVVVIAEDANGQIDRGMLEDRLHRHAGRPLKIGSFSAASNVTGIVSDTWSISRLLHEHGALAFWDFAAAAPYMKIEMNAPAGRDPRASKDALFISPHKFIGGPGTPGVLMVKRDLLKNRVPSVPGGGTVSYVGPAAHDYLTDPIHREEGGTPAIIEAIRAGLVFGLKRAVGEETIEVLESSFVRRAIARWSRHPGIEILGNLEVHRLSIVSFVIRCGDKLLHHNFVVALLNDLFGIQARGGCSCAGPYGHRLLGIDIAESERFKAAINHGSEGIKPGWVRVNFNYFISERTFDFILGAVEAIADEGWRLLSHYDFDAVSGIWAHASFQREASLGLRDITYHEGRLAYTARHHHATDEAGERYLEEARALMDAIVPAVPTAAALSEDLERLRWFPLPGEAPPA